One genomic region from Bacillus aquiflavi encodes:
- a CDS encoding transglycosylase domain-containing protein, with protein MKDLKKKWKEMQKSLKDFFTNKNTVKRASITYQVAWNIFLLFVVIFILGGIFAGGVGAGYFASLVKDEPLRSYEDMKKANINYEETSELYFANEVYLGKLRTDLEREEISLDKVSKHLINAVIATEDAHFYEHKGIVPKAILRAIYQEVTNASVQTGGSTLTQQLIKNQILTNEVSFDRKAKEILLALRLESFFKKEEILEAYLNVSPFGRNSSGRNIAGIQTAAKGIFGVNASELTIPQAAFIAGLPQSPSAYTPFSRDGKVKEDLTPGLKRMKTVLSRMHEKGYINDKEYEEALSYDIVKDFIPANENPLEKYPFLTFEVEKRAVEILSKILAEKDGYEESDLKKDSNLNKEYLTLADRNLRQNGYKIYTTIDKDIYDKMQAVKDQFPYYGNTKNEVVKDKDTGEKITIQEPVELGAVLIENKTGKIISFVGGRDHKREQTNHATYAKRSNGSTMKPLAVYAPAMELGKISPGSVIADIDMSIPTSGGQTWSPKNYDGRYHGLTTARVALAKSYNVPAAKVYLDILDQRPVQFLDKMGFTSLADLDYQIPALSLGALTNGVTVEENVNAFATFGNNGQFIDGYMIEKIVDHDGNTIYEHKAEPVTVFSPQTAYLTIDMMRDVISQGTATALNKRLKFKADWAGKTGTAQDYHDAWFVATNPNVTFGVWMGYDTPKPLEKSYKGISYGVRNIYLWADLMNAAYEVNPNLVAPKERFQMPGGIVRRSYCLISGLLPSDACSKVGLVQTDLFNAKFVPTKVDDSLISGKYVQIGDKKYLALSTTPDEFSFPGLMLNPDYIEKLGGKNIKDLQQLIPNNEKWASILVPSAKMTDNGKVPSALSISVSGSTITWGQHPENDIIGYRVYKLSGGKGQKVGSIPAGKAYSFNAGNGEYYVSAVDIAGKESPRSNVVKIGNVKEQPVTKNPDDKKGNAKKPKDDQNNPEPEPKPEPTPEPEPTPEPEPKPEPKPEPTPEPEPKPEPKPEPTPEPKPEPEPKPEDPVPPSPPPQGEVN; from the coding sequence ATGAAAGATCTAAAAAAGAAATGGAAAGAAATGCAAAAGTCGTTAAAAGACTTTTTTACAAATAAAAATACTGTAAAAAGGGCAAGCATTACATATCAAGTTGCTTGGAACATATTTCTTCTTTTCGTAGTCATTTTTATACTTGGGGGCATATTTGCCGGCGGTGTTGGTGCGGGATATTTTGCCTCTCTCGTAAAAGATGAACCACTGCGCTCTTACGAAGACATGAAAAAGGCTAATATTAATTACGAGGAAACTTCTGAGCTATATTTTGCAAATGAAGTTTATTTAGGAAAGCTTAGAACAGATCTTGAACGTGAAGAAATAAGCCTTGATAAAGTTTCAAAACACTTAATTAATGCAGTAATCGCTACTGAGGATGCACATTTCTATGAACATAAAGGAATCGTTCCAAAAGCAATTTTGCGAGCAATTTATCAAGAAGTAACAAACGCTTCAGTTCAAACAGGCGGAAGTACATTAACACAACAATTAATAAAAAATCAAATTTTAACAAACGAAGTTTCCTTTGATCGAAAAGCGAAGGAAATATTATTAGCGTTACGCCTAGAAAGTTTTTTTAAAAAAGAGGAAATCCTTGAAGCATATTTAAATGTTTCACCATTTGGAAGAAATTCATCTGGAAGAAATATTGCTGGTATTCAAACCGCTGCCAAAGGTATTTTTGGTGTTAATGCTAGTGAGTTAACGATCCCTCAAGCTGCATTTATCGCGGGGCTTCCACAAAGTCCATCAGCATACACACCATTTTCACGTGATGGGAAAGTAAAGGAAGATCTTACACCCGGCTTAAAAAGAATGAAAACTGTTTTATCGAGAATGCATGAAAAAGGCTATATTAATGATAAAGAGTATGAAGAAGCTTTAAGCTATGATATTGTGAAAGACTTTATTCCTGCAAATGAAAATCCTCTTGAAAAATATCCGTTTTTAACTTTTGAAGTTGAAAAAAGAGCTGTCGAAATATTATCAAAAATTTTAGCAGAAAAAGACGGATATGAAGAAAGTGATTTAAAGAAAGATAGTAACTTAAATAAGGAATATTTAACACTTGCTGATCGAAATCTTCGTCAAAATGGTTACAAAATCTATACAACGATTGATAAAGATATTTATGATAAAATGCAAGCTGTTAAAGATCAATTTCCTTATTACGGAAATACAAAAAATGAAGTTGTGAAAGATAAAGATACTGGAGAAAAAATTACAATTCAAGAGCCTGTTGAACTCGGTGCTGTTTTAATTGAAAATAAAACAGGAAAGATTATTAGCTTTGTCGGCGGCAGAGATCATAAGAGAGAGCAAACGAATCATGCAACATATGCAAAACGATCAAACGGCTCAACGATGAAACCATTAGCTGTATATGCACCTGCGATGGAATTAGGGAAAATTTCACCAGGATCGGTTATTGCTGATATTGATATGAGTATCCCAACCAGTGGCGGGCAAACTTGGAGTCCAAAAAACTATGATGGGCGTTACCATGGACTAACTACTGCACGCGTTGCTTTAGCTAAATCTTATAACGTTCCTGCTGCAAAAGTATATTTAGATATACTTGATCAGCGACCAGTCCAATTTTTAGATAAAATGGGGTTTACATCTTTAGCTGATTTGGACTACCAAATCCCTGCTCTGTCACTAGGTGCTCTTACAAACGGAGTGACTGTAGAAGAAAACGTCAATGCATTCGCAACGTTTGGTAATAACGGACAGTTTATTGATGGATACATGATTGAAAAAATAGTGGACCACGACGGGAACACGATATACGAACATAAAGCTGAACCTGTCACTGTATTTAGTCCGCAAACTGCCTATTTGACGATCGATATGATGAGAGACGTTATTAGCCAAGGAACGGCAACAGCCCTTAACAAAAGACTGAAATTTAAAGCTGATTGGGCTGGAAAAACGGGAACAGCACAAGATTATCACGATGCCTGGTTTGTCGCCACTAATCCTAATGTTACATTTGGTGTTTGGATGGGTTACGATACACCTAAACCGTTGGAAAAATCTTATAAAGGAATTTCATACGGGGTAAGAAATATTTATTTATGGGCCGATTTAATGAATGCTGCTTATGAAGTTAATCCTAATCTCGTTGCACCAAAGGAACGTTTTCAAATGCCAGGTGGCATCGTTCGCCGCTCATATTGTCTAATATCAGGCCTACTTCCATCTGATGCATGTTCTAAAGTTGGGCTAGTACAAACAGATTTATTTAATGCCAAGTTTGTCCCAACGAAAGTAGATGATAGTCTAATAAGTGGCAAATATGTACAAATTGGTGATAAAAAATATTTAGCATTAAGTACAACACCTGATGAGTTTTCATTCCCAGGATTAATGCTTAACCCTGATTATATAGAAAAATTAGGCGGAAAAAATATTAAAGACTTACAGCAACTCATTCCAAATAATGAAAAATGGGCAAGTATTTTAGTACCTAGTGCGAAAATGACTGATAACGGCAAAGTTCCTAGTGCCCTTTCGATTAGTGTATCAGGATCGACAATTACATGGGGTCAACATCCGGAAAATGATATTATTGGCTATAGAGTTTACAAGCTTTCCGGAGGCAAAGGACAAAAGGTAGGAAGTATTCCAGCAGGTAAGGCATATTCATTTAATGCAGGAAATGGAGAATACTATGTATCTGCTGTAGATATCGCTGGAAAGGAATCACCTCGCTCAAATGTTGTTAAAATTGGTAATGTTAAGGAGCAGCCTGTTACTAAGAATCCGGATGATAAAAAAGGAAACGCAAAAAAACCAAAAGATGATCAAAATAATCCGGAACCAGAACCAAAACCTGAACCAACTCCTGAACCTGAACCAACTCCTGAACCTGAACCGAAACCTGAGCCAAAGCCTGAACCAACTCCTGAACCTGAACCGAAACCTGAGCCAAAGCCTGAACCAACTCCTGAACCGAAACCTGAACCTGAGCCGAAACCAGAAGACCCTGTACCACCGTCTCCGCCGCCTCAAGGTGAAGTTAACTGA
- a CDS encoding TetR family transcriptional regulator: MKMRKNSKKHIVDVAVSLFNMKGYSGTSVRDIAGKANVNVANISYYFQSKHGLLEYCLTSFFENYLSEIENGYSLLGQKEASEVL; this comes from the coding sequence ATGAAGATGCGGAAAAACTCTAAAAAACATATCGTGGACGTAGCCGTCTCCCTTTTTAATATGAAAGGGTATAGCGGTACATCTGTAAGAGATATCGCAGGGAAAGCGAATGTGAATGTAGCGAATATTTCGTATTATTTTCAAAGCAAACACGGATTGTTGGAATATTGTTTAACATCTTTTTTTGAAAATTATTTGTCCGAGATTGAAAATGGATATTCTTTGCTAGGTCAGAAGGAGGCAAGTGAAGTTTTATAA
- a CDS encoding GNAT family N-acetyltransferase, with amino-acid sequence MEHKKTYNAKELKTPKGSLIIEGPISPKKLASFQFHEDLVAFRPPEQQHRALIEIAELPEGRIIVARNRDIIVGYVTFLYPDPLERWSEGNMENLIELGAIEVIPEYRGCSVGKNLLIVSMMDDAMEDYIIITTEYYWHWDLKGTGLNVWEYRKVMEKMMNAGGLVWYATDDPEISSHPANCLMVRIGERVDLDSIQRFDQLRFMNRFMY; translated from the coding sequence ATGGAACACAAAAAAACGTATAATGCGAAAGAATTAAAAACCCCTAAAGGGAGCCTTATAATCGAGGGACCTATTTCGCCAAAAAAGTTAGCTAGTTTCCAGTTCCATGAAGACTTAGTAGCTTTTCGTCCGCCTGAACAACAGCATAGAGCATTAATTGAAATTGCTGAACTTCCTGAAGGAAGGATTATTGTTGCTAGAAATAGAGATATAATCGTTGGATATGTTACTTTTTTATATCCCGATCCTCTTGAAAGATGGTCTGAAGGTAATATGGAAAATTTAATAGAATTAGGCGCAATTGAAGTAATTCCAGAATACCGAGGATGCTCAGTAGGTAAAAACCTCCTAATCGTCTCAATGATGGATGATGCAATGGAAGATTATATCATTATTACAACAGAATATTATTGGCATTGGGATTTGAAAGGGACTGGCTTAAACGTTTGGGAATATCGAAAAGTGATGGAGAAAATGATGAATGCAGGTGGTCTTGTTTGGTATGCAACTGATGATCCTGAAATTAGCTCCCATCCAGCAAATTGTTTAATGGTGAGGATTGGTGAAAGAGTTGATCTTGATTCTATCCAACGGTTTGATCAGCTTCGCTTTATGAACAGATTTATGTATTAG
- a CDS encoding erythromycin esterase family protein — protein sequence MDIFINEIKNDSINIGHQDYYDDFHFLKPILEKKKFVFLGESNPCVKEYDVAKVNLIKYLHQQLGFNVLAFEGDFGDCIIGDFLSTDLDSMKFMFGSIGRIRSNEYILELFDYIKETKQQQPLQLTGIDLNQNEDGHLSSFLRSQLPDNLKLILLEFEKRANEIIFDTRMMKRLRLRKEVEEIESIGNEFIKALEKNSFPTMTLRKITIRTVKNRLKLVKGAVKKSILKLFNYWDELKAENLKYLSQVYPNEKFMIWANNLDIMKKGSASCFPSYKSTFENLPHFIKETSYVLGLYAKEGQMIDDDEHHYPIKKASKKHLEWLLNHTPHQNCFIQCGLKWGQTKWKAFEGGNLRISFKPAEQYDGILYFKKVSPAYFSMKK from the coding sequence ATGGATATTTTTATAAATGAAATTAAGAATGATAGTATAAACATCGGTCATCAAGATTATTATGACGATTTTCATTTTTTGAAACCAATTTTAGAAAAAAAAAAGTTTGTCTTTCTTGGAGAAAGTAATCCTTGCGTTAAAGAGTACGACGTGGCTAAAGTCAACTTAATTAAATATCTTCATCAACAATTAGGATTCAATGTACTTGCTTTTGAAGGTGATTTCGGTGATTGTATTATCGGCGACTTTCTTTCAACAGATCTTGATTCAATGAAGTTTATGTTCGGATCAATCGGGCGTATTAGGAGTAATGAGTATATCCTTGAATTATTTGATTATATTAAAGAAACGAAGCAGCAACAGCCTTTACAATTAACAGGTATAGATCTTAATCAAAATGAAGATGGACATCTTTCCTCCTTTTTACGATCACAGTTGCCAGATAATTTAAAGCTAATACTTTTGGAATTTGAAAAACGTGCAAATGAAATTATATTTGATACTCGTATGATGAAACGTCTAAGGCTACGGAAAGAAGTAGAAGAAATAGAGAGCATAGGTAATGAATTCATTAAAGCGCTTGAAAAAAACTCTTTTCCCACTATGACGTTGCGTAAAATCACCATTCGGACAGTGAAAAACAGGTTAAAATTAGTAAAAGGAGCGGTTAAAAAAAGTATTTTGAAGCTGTTCAACTATTGGGATGAATTAAAGGCTGAGAACCTAAAATATTTATCTCAAGTTTATCCTAACGAGAAATTTATGATTTGGGCTAATAATTTAGACATTATGAAAAAGGGTTCCGCAAGTTGTTTTCCTTCATATAAATCAACTTTTGAAAATCTCCCCCACTTTATAAAAGAGACTAGCTATGTTTTGGGATTATATGCAAAAGAAGGCCAGATGATAGATGATGATGAACATCATTATCCAATTAAAAAAGCTAGTAAAAAACATTTAGAATGGCTACTAAATCACACACCTCATCAAAACTGTTTTATCCAATGTGGACTAAAATGGGGACAAACTAAATGGAAGGCGTTTGAAGGAGGGAATTTACGTATTTCTTTTAAACCAGCTGAACAATACGATGGGATATTATATTTTAAAAAAGTAAGCCCTGCTTATTTCAGTATGAAAAAATAA
- the megL gene encoding methionine gamma-lyase, whose amino-acid sequence MGERKTFQFETEVIHAAYESSEYEGSLTPPLYQTSTFTFKDAQIGEKRFAGEEQGYIYTRLGNPTVHVLQERMAKLENGEAALAFSSGMGAVSAILLALTKTGDHILCSQGVYGCTFGLLQLMKDKYKIDHALSSMATKEQLLEKIRPETVCIYVETPINPTMKLVDLQMVANVAKEAGIPVVVDNTFCSPYLQTPLSLGCDIVVHSATKYICGHGDVIAGIAVGKKKFIDHVSMTTQKDIGGVISPFDAWLLLRGLKTLPIRMDRHSDNAKKIAKFLAGHPKVESVYYPGDEQSDDYDIMKRQMKKPGGLISFTLKGTKETAQAFMNQLKLIKIAVSLGDAETLIQHPATMTHAVVPKHAREEMGILDGLLRLSVGLEAWEDIQADLAQALEQIKK is encoded by the coding sequence ATGGGAGAAAGAAAAACTTTTCAATTTGAAACAGAGGTTATACATGCAGCATATGAATCAAGTGAATATGAAGGTAGCTTGACACCTCCACTTTATCAGACCTCTACTTTTACTTTTAAAGATGCGCAAATAGGTGAAAAACGATTTGCTGGCGAAGAGCAAGGATATATTTATACTAGATTAGGAAATCCGACTGTTCATGTATTGCAGGAACGTATGGCAAAACTTGAAAATGGAGAAGCAGCGCTCGCGTTCAGTTCTGGAATGGGGGCTGTTTCAGCTATACTTTTAGCTCTTACGAAAACAGGCGATCATATCCTTTGTTCACAAGGAGTGTACGGCTGTACATTTGGATTATTACAGCTAATGAAAGATAAGTATAAAATTGACCATGCTCTTTCGTCCATGGCAACGAAAGAGCAGCTGCTGGAAAAAATTCGTCCAGAAACAGTCTGTATTTATGTAGAAACACCGATTAATCCGACGATGAAGCTTGTTGATTTACAGATGGTAGCAAATGTTGCAAAGGAAGCTGGAATTCCTGTCGTTGTTGATAATACATTTTGTTCTCCATACTTACAAACTCCTCTTTCGTTAGGGTGTGATATTGTCGTTCATAGCGCAACAAAATACATTTGCGGTCACGGTGATGTAATTGCAGGTATAGCTGTAGGTAAAAAAAAGTTTATCGATCATGTTTCCATGACGACGCAAAAAGATATTGGCGGTGTCATTTCTCCATTTGACGCATGGTTATTATTAAGGGGATTAAAAACCTTGCCCATAAGGATGGATCGTCATTCTGACAACGCGAAAAAAATAGCAAAATTTCTTGCTGGTCACCCTAAAGTTGAAAGTGTTTACTATCCTGGAGATGAACAGAGCGATGATTACGATATTATGAAACGTCAAATGAAAAAACCAGGAGGGTTAATATCCTTTACACTAAAAGGGACGAAAGAAACAGCGCAAGCGTTCATGAATCAGTTAAAGTTAATTAAAATTGCAGTTAGTTTAGGTGATGCAGAAACGTTAATTCAACATCCTGCCACAATGACTCATGCAGTTGTTCCGAAACATGCCCGTGAAGAAATGGGGATTCTGGACGGACTGTTACGGTTATCAGTCGGTCTAGAGGCGTGGGAAGATATTCAAGCTGATTTAGCGCAGGCACTAGAACAAATAAAGAAGTGA
- the hisJ gene encoding histidinol-phosphatase HisJ, with translation MKKDGHIHSRYCPHGTNNSFEEYIEKAISLGFQEISFTEHAPLPKGFEDSTPTKDSAMEIECLPNYFADINKIKRKYEKYIKINAGLEVDYIEGFEKETTDFLNQFNSFIDDAILSVHFLKIGDEYDCVDYSPDLFKTMTKKYGSVEAVYENYFRTVALSVHSNLGHNKPKRIGHITLIHKFQHRFPVSKNFNQEIRSILLAKKKHHYELDYNGAGTAKPLCREPYPPAKIAEEAFKLGIPLIYGSDAHQVKELGQGRDKMHFF, from the coding sequence ATGAAAAAAGATGGCCATATTCATTCTCGTTATTGCCCGCACGGCACAAATAATTCTTTTGAGGAATATATAGAAAAAGCGATATCTCTTGGGTTTCAAGAAATATCTTTTACCGAACATGCCCCCTTACCAAAAGGCTTTGAAGATTCTACTCCTACAAAAGACAGTGCGATGGAAATAGAATGTTTACCAAATTATTTTGCCGATATTAACAAAATAAAAAGAAAATACGAAAAATATATAAAAATTAACGCGGGGCTAGAAGTTGATTATATTGAAGGATTTGAGAAAGAAACGACGGATTTTCTTAATCAATTCAATTCTTTTATTGACGATGCAATTCTCTCTGTTCATTTCTTGAAAATCGGGGATGAGTATGATTGTGTTGATTATAGTCCAGATTTGTTTAAAACGATGACAAAAAAATACGGGTCTGTAGAAGCCGTGTATGAAAACTATTTTCGTACAGTTGCTCTATCTGTTCATTCTAATTTAGGCCACAATAAACCAAAGCGGATCGGTCATATAACATTAATCCACAAATTTCAACATCGATTTCCTGTTTCGAAAAATTTTAATCAAGAAATACGATCCATTTTATTAGCGAAAAAAAAACATCATTACGAGTTAGATTATAACGGGGCAGGAACAGCGAAACCTCTTTGCCGCGAACCTTATCCACCTGCAAAAATTGCAGAGGAAGCCTTTAAGCTCGGGATCCCCCTTATTTATGGATCTGATGCTCATCAAGTGAAAGAACTAGGCCAAGGAAGGGACAAAATGCATTTTTTTTAA
- the tyrS gene encoding tyrosine--tRNA ligase — MMNLLEDLQFRGLINQITDEEGLNKLLEDEKINLYCGFDPTANSLHIGHLLPILMLRRFQLAGHHPIALVGGATGMIGDPSGKKAERTLNSTDTVANWSNQIKSQLSRFLNFEAKENPAQLVNNYDWIGKLDLITFLRDIGKNFGLNYMLAKETVQSRIESGISFTEFSYVILQSIDFLKLYEEKNVRLQIGGSDQWGNITAGLELIRKSKENAKAFGLTIPLVTKADGTKFGKKEGGAIWLDPEKTTPYEFYQFWINTDDRDVVKYLKYFTFLSREEIEQLEQETKEAPEKRAAQKALGEEPTKLVHGEEALKQAMKITEALFSGNIKELTGAEIVQGFKDVPSYEHRTKEEIGLIDLLVAAKISPSKRQAREDISNGAIYINGDRVTDLQYILSEKDRIEDQFTIIRRGKKKYYLIKY; from the coding sequence CTGATGAACTTATTAGAAGATTTGCAGTTTAGAGGCTTAATTAATCAAATTACAGATGAAGAAGGACTTAATAAATTATTAGAAGATGAAAAAATCAACTTATATTGTGGCTTTGATCCGACGGCTAATAGTTTGCATATAGGTCATTTATTACCTATTTTAATGCTTCGTCGTTTTCAACTTGCAGGACATCATCCAATTGCTCTTGTAGGTGGTGCAACGGGTATGATTGGCGATCCGAGCGGAAAAAAAGCTGAACGTACATTAAACTCCACTGATACTGTTGCAAATTGGAGTAATCAAATTAAAAGTCAGTTATCACGTTTCTTAAATTTCGAAGCAAAAGAAAATCCTGCACAATTGGTTAACAACTATGATTGGATCGGCAAACTAGATCTAATTACTTTTTTACGTGATATCGGGAAAAACTTCGGTTTGAATTACATGTTAGCAAAAGAAACTGTCCAATCTCGAATAGAATCCGGGATTTCATTTACAGAATTTAGCTATGTGATTTTACAATCAATTGATTTTTTAAAGTTATATGAAGAAAAGAATGTGAGACTCCAAATTGGAGGAAGCGATCAATGGGGGAACATTACAGCAGGTCTTGAATTAATTCGTAAGTCAAAAGAAAATGCCAAAGCTTTCGGACTAACAATTCCGCTAGTTACTAAGGCTGATGGAACAAAATTTGGCAAAAAAGAAGGCGGAGCTATATGGTTAGATCCAGAAAAGACGACACCATATGAGTTTTACCAATTTTGGATTAATACAGATGATCGTGATGTTGTTAAATACTTAAAATATTTCACGTTTTTATCGAGAGAGGAGATTGAGCAGCTTGAACAAGAAACGAAAGAAGCCCCAGAAAAACGAGCTGCCCAAAAAGCGCTAGGAGAAGAACCAACGAAGCTTGTTCATGGAGAAGAAGCATTAAAGCAAGCTATGAAGATTACTGAGGCATTATTTAGTGGTAACATTAAAGAACTAACAGGTGCAGAAATTGTCCAAGGCTTTAAAGATGTCCCTTCATACGAGCATCGAACTAAGGAAGAGATCGGCTTAATCGATTTACTTGTAGCAGCAAAAATTTCACCGTCTAAACGACAAGCACGAGAAGATATTTCCAACGGGGCAATATATATTAATGGAGATCGTGTCACTGATTTACAATATATTCTCAGTGAAAAAGATCGAATTGAAGATCAGTTTACAATCATTCGCCGTGGTAAAAAGAAATATTACTTAATTAAATACTAA
- the rpsD gene encoding 30S ribosomal protein S4 — translation MARYTGPSWKISRRLGISLTGTGKELEKRPYAPGQHGPNQRKKLSEYGLQLQEKQKLRHMYGVNERQFLNLFNAAGKMTGVHGENFMILLESRLDNLVYRLGLARTRRQARQLVNHGHITVNGKRVDIPSYRVKAGEVIGVREKSRNLDIIKEAIEVNNFVPDFLTFDAEKLEGTFTRLPERSELPAEINESLIVEFYSR, via the coding sequence ATGGCTCGTTATACTGGTCCAAGCTGGAAAATCTCTCGTCGCTTAGGGATTTCACTTACAGGTACAGGTAAAGAATTAGAAAAGCGACCTTACGCACCTGGACAACACGGTCCAAATCAAAGAAAAAAACTTTCTGAGTACGGATTACAATTACAAGAAAAACAAAAGCTTCGTCATATGTACGGAGTAAATGAACGCCAATTCCTCAATTTGTTTAATGCAGCTGGTAAAATGACTGGTGTACACGGTGAAAACTTTATGATTCTTTTAGAATCACGTTTAGACAACCTTGTATATCGTCTTGGTTTAGCTCGTACTCGCCGCCAAGCGAGACAACTTGTTAATCACGGTCATATTACTGTAAATGGAAAACGCGTTGATATTCCATCATACCGTGTAAAAGCAGGAGAAGTAATTGGAGTTCGTGAAAAATCTCGCAACTTAGACATCATTAAAGAAGCAATTGAAGTGAACAACTTTGTTCCTGATTTTCTTACATTTGACGCTGAAAAACTAGAAGGTACGTTCACTCGTTTACCTGAGCGTTCTGAGCTTCCAGCGGAAATTAATGAATCTCTAATTGTTGAGTTCTACTCACGCTAA